The following are encoded together in the Pungitius pungitius chromosome 7, fPunPun2.1, whole genome shotgun sequence genome:
- the ccdc50a gene encoding coiled-coil domain-containing protein 50 isoform X2, with protein MAECDVSIDKNKLPGVKEVCKDFAVLEDHCLAYNLQEQEIESHLASNVNKSRLVQKDLQVAKKLQEEEDLRAKGHTQKKHIDIERQDNEIAQEIQDQLVRQAEHQRLQEEKDAAIARKLQEKEMKEERKRQKQLEANFEEEYFEDHGGRIVHRVSGAVISEAAYGVSEATKDLTKLDIREQELKDLEVARKLQEEEIKANKGHVRTAQVAQDEEIARLLMEREKKEYRKNRERENEREREKEKERERERERLAMEKKAALERRRLEGDYRPSSEEVVRPRTREEHEYQRQRERNHKPARPPQPPGLHDYENVNSGYGYSDHPAAPRNPSRPEAAYKGGHHRR; from the exons ATGGCTGAATGTGACGTTAGCATCGACAAGAATAAACTACCTGGAGTGAAAGAGG tgtgcaAAGACTTTGCTGTGCTGGAGGACCACTGCCTGGCCTACAACCTCCAAGAGCAAGAAa TCGAAAGCCACTTGGCGTCCAACGTCAACAAGAGCCGCCTGGTGCAGAAGGACCTGCAGGTGGCcaagaagctgcaggaggaagaggatctGAGGGCCAAGGGTCACACCCAGAAAAAGCACATTGACAT CGAGCGGCAAGACAATGAGATCGCCCAGGAGATTCAGGACCAACTGGTCCGACAGGCGGAGCATcagcggctgcaggaggagaaggacgcg gCCATAGCTCGtaagctgcaggagaaggagatgaaagaggagaggaagagacagaagcAGCTTGAAGCTAACTTTGAGGAGGAGTACTTTGAGGATCACGGAG GTCGTATCGTGCACCGCGTGAGTGGAGCCGTAATATCAGAAGCTGCGTATGGAGTGAGCGAGGCCACCAAGGACTTGACGAAGCTCGATATCCGTGAGCAGGAGCTGAAAGACTTGGAAGTGGCCCGAAAATTGCAAGAGGAGGAAATCAAg GCCAACAAGGGGCATGTGCGTACAGCCCAAGTGGCGCAGGATGAG GAAATTGCCCGACTGCtgatggaaagagagaagaaggagtACCGGAAGAATCGCGAGCGGGAGAacgagagagagcgggagaaagagaaggagcgggagagggagagggagaggctggCCATGGAGAAGAAGGCGGCTTTGGAAAGGAGGCGGCTCGAGGGAGACTACAGG CCGAGCTCGGAGGAAGTGGTCCGGCCCAGAACACGAGAGGAGCACGAGTaccagaggcagagggagaggaaccACAAGCCAGCCAG gcctcctcagcctcctggGCTCCACGACTACGAGAACGTCAACTCTGGCTACGGCTACTCGGACCACCCGGCTGCCCCTCGCAATCCCAGCAGACCGGAGGCTGCTTACAAAG GTGGCCATCACCGGCGGTGA
- the ccdc50a gene encoding coiled-coil domain-containing protein 50 isoform X1, with the protein MAECDVSIDKNKLPGVKEVCKDFAVLEDHCLAYNLQEQEIESHLASNVNKSRLVQKDLQVAKKLQEEEDLRAKGHTQKKHIDIERQDNEIAQEIQDQLVRQAEHQRLQEEKDAAIARKLQEKEMKEERKRQKQLEANFEEEYFEDHGAARPPPPLPGPAARKPLDLDEPAHRDYSPEYSSAEPKRSRYPRQDPAGANGRPRYPEHHPPPSPRAEGGRSRHAEQYAETLSPSRGGRHGDRYADAEPAETGRARGPGGEDTDRAVRKKDKPARPPPPKSPMEREGRRDRGRDLEWERRVEKEPRRDREQDPRGGRARDRERSRDGGLDGPSERDWHRPKDKDGQRARTRSRERGLEEEPGHRRGGPSEGRASWEEAGGEGEREGRARGRQRVLSGPEDVFDVLDKHDGAHSHPNGETGRIVHRVSGAVISEAAYGVSEATKDLTKLDIREQELKDLEVARKLQEEEIKANKGHVRTAQVAQDEEIARLLMEREKKEYRKNRERENEREREKEKERERERERLAMEKKAALERRRLEGDYRPSSEEVVRPRTREEHEYQRQRERNHKPARPPQPPGLHDYENVNSGYGYSDHPAAPRNPSRPEAAYKGGHHRR; encoded by the exons ATGGCTGAATGTGACGTTAGCATCGACAAGAATAAACTACCTGGAGTGAAAGAGG tgtgcaAAGACTTTGCTGTGCTGGAGGACCACTGCCTGGCCTACAACCTCCAAGAGCAAGAAa TCGAAAGCCACTTGGCGTCCAACGTCAACAAGAGCCGCCTGGTGCAGAAGGACCTGCAGGTGGCcaagaagctgcaggaggaagaggatctGAGGGCCAAGGGTCACACCCAGAAAAAGCACATTGACAT CGAGCGGCAAGACAATGAGATCGCCCAGGAGATTCAGGACCAACTGGTCCGACAGGCGGAGCATcagcggctgcaggaggagaaggacgcg gCCATAGCTCGtaagctgcaggagaaggagatgaaagaggagaggaagagacagaagcAGCTTGAAGCTAACTTTGAGGAGGAGTACTTTGAGGATCACGGAG CcgcccgccctcctcctcctctgcccggtCCAGCCGCTAGAAAGCCGCTGGACCTGGACGAACCCGCGCACCGCGATTACTCCCCAGAGTACAGCTCGGCCGAGCCCAAAAGGAGCCGGTACCCGAGGCAGGACCCGGCTGGGGCGAACGGCCGCCCCAGGTACCCCGAGCAccaccccccgccctccccccggGCAGAAGGCGGGCGGAGCAGGCACGCGGAGCAGTACGCCGAAACGCTGTCGCCCTCCAGAGGCGGCAGGCACGGGGATCGGTACGCAGATGCTGAGCCCGCGGAGACGGGCAGGGCGAGAGGCCCCGGGGGGGAGGACACGGACAGAGCCGTCAGAAAGAAGGACAAACCGGCCAGACCTCCTCCACCAAAGAGCCccatggagagagagggaagacgTGACCGGGGCCGAGACCTGGAATGGGAGAGGCGTGTGGAGAAGGAGCCGAGGAGAGACAGGGAGCAGGACCCCAGGGGGGGCCGAGCAAGAGACAGGGAGCGATCCAGAGATGGGGGACTGGACGGGCCGAGCGAGAGAGACTGGCACAGGCCGAAGGACAAAGACGGACAGCGAGCGCGAAccaggagcagggagaggggaCTTGAAGAGGAGCCGGGCCACAGACGGGGCGGGCCCAGCGAGGGCAGGGCTTCTtgggaggaggcgggaggggaGGGCGAGAGGGAAGGCAGGGCCCGGGGCCGGCAACGTGTCCTCTCCGGCCCCGAGGACGTGTTTGACGTGCTGGACAAGCACGACGGCGCTCATTCTCACCCCAACGGAGAGACAG GTCGTATCGTGCACCGCGTGAGTGGAGCCGTAATATCAGAAGCTGCGTATGGAGTGAGCGAGGCCACCAAGGACTTGACGAAGCTCGATATCCGTGAGCAGGAGCTGAAAGACTTGGAAGTGGCCCGAAAATTGCAAGAGGAGGAAATCAAg GCCAACAAGGGGCATGTGCGTACAGCCCAAGTGGCGCAGGATGAG GAAATTGCCCGACTGCtgatggaaagagagaagaaggagtACCGGAAGAATCGCGAGCGGGAGAacgagagagagcgggagaaagagaaggagcgggagagggagagggagaggctggCCATGGAGAAGAAGGCGGCTTTGGAAAGGAGGCGGCTCGAGGGAGACTACAGG CCGAGCTCGGAGGAAGTGGTCCGGCCCAGAACACGAGAGGAGCACGAGTaccagaggcagagggagaggaaccACAAGCCAGCCAG gcctcctcagcctcctggGCTCCACGACTACGAGAACGTCAACTCTGGCTACGGCTACTCGGACCACCCGGCTGCCCCTCGCAATCCCAGCAGACCGGAGGCTGCTTACAAAG GTGGCCATCACCGGCGGTGA
- the LOC119216706 gene encoding claudin-19-like gives MASTGLQLLGFFLALVGLAATAGATLMVEWKKQYQGKTHRIFEGLWMSCSGNERTTCEFHQYVLKLPTEVQATRAVMLLSVFLSAVALLVSTVGMKCTRFMDGKDESKSRTAMVGGIMFMVSGLLTLIITSWYVKMIVKTFNESNPLQSFEFGNAVFVSWAGGLLTAAGGAFLGCRRCWRSQSNSSVSSNHLLSTTHPKSNYV, from the exons ATGGCCAGCACGGGACTGCAGCTCCTCGGGTTCTTCCTCGCCCTGGTCGGCCTCGCCGCCACTGCCGGCGCCACCTTGATGGTCGAATGGAAGAAGCAGTACCAGGGCAAGACGCACCGCATCTTCGAGGGCCtgtggatgagctgcagcgGCAACGAGAGAACGACCTGTGAATTCCACCAGTACGTCCTGAAGCTGCCGA CTGAGGTCCAGGCCACCAGGGCCGTAATGCTGCTCAGCGTATTCCTGTCCGCTGTGGCCCTGCTGGTGTCCACAGTGGGGATGAAGTGCACCCGCTTCATGGACGGCAAAGATGAGAGCAAGTCCAGGACCGCGATGGTCGGGGGGATCATGTTCATGGTTTCAG gTTTGTTGACCCTCATCATAACCTCCTGGTACGTTAAAATGATTGTTAAGACCTTCAATGAATCCAATCCCCTGCAGAG ctttgAGTTCGGTAACGCGGTGTTTGTCAGCTGGGCAGGCGGCCTCCTCACCGCGGCCGGGGGGGCTTTCCTGGGCTGTCGGAGATGCTGGCGGTCCCAGTCCAACAGCTCCGTCAGCTCCAACcacctcctctccaccaccCACCCAAAGTCCAACTAcgtctag